In Catenulispora sp. EB89, the genomic stretch GACGCCGTCCACGCGATGAGCCCGGCGCTCGGCATCGGCGCCAACACCGCCTTCCGCGATGCGCTGGCCCTGGGGGAGGAACTGGTCGCCGCTGCGGAGGGTCGCAAACCTCTGACGACGGCGATCGCGGACTACGAGGCGGCGATGCGCGACTACGGCTTCGCCGCCGTGCGCGACTCCGCAGCGATGGGCCAGCGGGTCATCGGGCACCGACCGTTGCCGCTGCCGCGCTGAGCACCGGCCGTCGCCGCTGCCGCGCTGAGGACCGACCGCTACCGCCGCCGCTCCCGCGCCGAGCACCGAGGGGCCCCGGAGAAGATCAGATCTCGAACATCCGGGGCCCCGACTCACCCCAACAGGGGTGAAGCCGTCCAATCGGCGGAACTCGCCCATCGTTCCCCCCACCTCCTCCACCTCTTGACCTGTCGGTAGCGTCTCTGTAACTTCCCCATGGCACGGCGCAAAAAAGCGTCAGAGTCATGAAAAGATCGAAGACTCGATCGAGAATTGTCTCGCGGGCCTCGCAGGGCTCTGACGCGTCCCCCTTCCCGCCCCACGAACCGAGGAAGTCGATGCGTCACGGAATACTCTCGGCCGGTTCGCCGGCCCCGGCCAGACGATGGCGCCGCGGCGCGATCGGCCTGGTCCTGGCGGCCATGACGGCCGCGCTGCTCCCGATGCTGCCGGCCACGGCCGCGCACGCGGCGGGCACCAACCTCGCGCTGGGCAAGGCGGTCTCCGTCTCCAGCACCAACTCCCCGTACGTCGGCTCCAACCTCACCGACAGCGACTCGAACTCCTACTGGGAGAGCGCCAACGGCTCGTTCCCGCAGTGGGCGCAGGTCGATCTGGGGGCTGCGACGTCGGTGAACCAGGTCGTGCTCAAGCTCCCGGCCTCCTGGGGCGCGCGGACCGAAACGCTGTCGGTACAAGGCAGCACCGACAACTCGACGTTCTCCACGATCGTCGCCTCGGCCGGCTACACCTTCGACCCGAGTGCGAACAGCAACACCGTGACGATCAGCTTCGGCGCGACCAGCGCGCGGTACGTGCGGGTGAACATCACCGCCAACACCGGCTGGAGCGCCGCGCAGCTGTCCGACTTCGAAGTCTTCGGCGCCGCGGTGTCCTCCAACAACCTGGCGTCCGGCAAGACCATGTCGGCCAGCGGGTACACCCAGAACTACGTGCCGGCCAACGCCAACGACGGCGACGCGAACAGCTACTGGGAGAGCTCGGACAACGCCTTCCCGCAGTGGCTCCAGGTCGACCTCGGCGCCTCGGTGTCGGTCAACCAGGTGGTGCTGAAGCTGCCGCCGGCCACCTCGTGGGGCGCGCGGACCCAGACGCTGGCCGTGCAGGGCAGCACTGACGGCTCCTCGTTCAGCGACATCGTCGCCTCGGCCGGGTACACGTTCGACCCGAACGCCAACGGCAACACGGTGACGATCAGCTTCACCGCGACCACCACCCGGTACGTGCGGCTGAACATCACCGCGAACACCGCGTGGCCGGCCGGCCAGATCAGCGAGTTCCAGGTCTACGGCCCCTCCGGCGGCGACACCACGCCGCCCAGCGCCCCGACCAACCTCGCCTACACCCAGAACAGCTCCGGCGCGGTCGCCCTGACCTGGGGCGCGAGCACCGACAACGTGGCTGTCACCGGCTACGACGTCTACGCCAACAACGCGCTGCTGACCTCGCTTCCGGCCACCGCGCTGACCTACACCGACAACCCGCCGACCACCGAGACCGTCACCTACTTCGTGCGCGCGCACGACGCGGCGGGCAACCAGTCGGCGAACAGCAACAGCGTGACCCGCACCGGCGCCAGCGGCGGCGACACCTCCCCGCCCACCGCGCCGACCAACCTCGCCTACACCCAGCCGGCCTCCGGCCAGGTGAAGCTGACCTGGGGCGCGAGCACCGACAACGTCGGCGTGACCGGCTATGACGTCTTCCGCAACAACGCGAAGGTCGCCACGGTCTCCGGCAGCACCCTGACGTACACCGACGCGGTCGCGGACTCCCTGACCGTGTCCTACTACGTCGAGGCGCACGACGCGGCCGGCAACGAGTCCACCGCGTCCAACACCGTGACCCGCACCGGGTCCGGCGGCAGCCAGACCAACCTGGCGCTGAACAAGCCGATCGACGGTACGCCGTACACGTTCACGTACGCCCCGGCGAACGCCAACGACGGTGACGTGACCACGTACTTCGAGGGCTCGTCCTACCCGTCGAACCTGACCGTGCACCTGGGCGCCAACGCCGATCTGTCCTCGGTCGTGGTGAAGCTGAACCCGGCCACCGCCTGGGGCGCCCGCACCCAGACCATCGCGGTCCTGGGCCGGGAGCAGAGCTCGACGACGTTCACCACGATCGCCGCCGCGCAGTCCTACTCCTTCGACCCGAACAGCAACCAGAACACCGTCACCATCCCGGTCAGCGCGCGCGTCGCCGACGTCGAGCTGTCCATCACCAGCAACAGCGGCGCCCCCGGCGGGCAGGTCGCGGAGCTCCAGGTCTTCGGCACCCCGTCGCCGAACCCGGACCTGACCCCGACCAGCTCCTCCTGGAGCCCGACCGCGCCGGTGGAGACCGACAACGTCACCGCCTCCGCCGTCATCTCCAACGCCGGCACCGCGGCCTCGGTCGCCACCGACGTCAACTTCTACCTGGGCACCAACAAGGTCGGCTCGACGACCGTCGGCGCGCTGGCGCCCGGCGCCACGCAGACCGTCTCGGCGCCGATCGGCACCCTGACCGCCGGCAGCTACCAGCTCACCACCAAGGTGGACGAGTCGAAGAAGAACTTCGAGCTGCAGGCCAACCAGAGCTACACCAACCCGACGAGCCTGGTCGTCGCCCCGGTGCAGTCCGCCGACCTGGTCGGCACGCTGTCCTGGACGCCGCCGAACCCGTCGAACGGCAACACGGTGACCTTCACCGCCTCGGTGAAGAACCAGGGCACGATCGCCACCACCAGCGGCTCGCACGGCATCACCGTGACGCTGCTGGACTCCAACAACACCACGGTGGCCACCCTGACCGGTTCGATCAGCGGCGCGATCGCGTCCGGCGCCACCGCGGCCCCGGTGACCCTGGGCACGTGGAACGCCGTCAACGGCAAGTACACCGCGCACATGGTGATCGCGACCGACCCGAACGAGCTGCCGATCAAGGTCCCGCACCTGACCACCGACACCCCGCTGTTCGTGGGTCAGGGTGCGAACATGCCCTACGACAGCTACAAGAGCACCGACGGCACCCTGGGCGGTTCCGCGGCGGCCGTCGGCCCCAACCGCACCATCGGCGACATCGCCGGTGAGGCCACCCAGCGCAAGGCGGTGACGCTGGACAACATCGGCGACTCGGTCAGCTGGACCTCGCGGGAGTCGACGAACACCTTCGTCCTGCGCTACTCGATCCCGGACGCGCCCGGCGGCGGCGGCACCAACGCCACCCTCGACCTGTACGCGAACGGGAACCTGGTGCAGCCGCTGAACCTGACCTCGCACTACGCGTGGCTCTACGGCGCCGAGACCGGCCCCGGCGACTCCCCGAGCGCCGGCTCGCCGCGGCACATCTACGACGAGTCCAGCTTCCTGCTGGCCAACTCGTACCCGCAGGGCACCGTGTTCACGTTGAAGAAGGACAGCGGGAACAGCTCGCAGTACGCGATCGACTTCATGAACCTGGAGCAGACCGCCCCGACTGCGAACCCCGACCCGGCGCACCTGCTCGTCCCCGCCGGCTTCGCCCAGCAGGACGTGCAGAACGCCATCGACACGGTCCGCCAGGACACGACGGGCAAGTACACCGGCGTGTACCTGCCGGCCGGCCAGTATGCGCTGAGCGGCCGGCTGACCGTCTACGGCAAGGCGATCAAGGTCGTCGGCGCCGGCGTCTGGTACACCCAGTTCGTCGCCCCGCAGAGCCAGACGAACACCGACACCGGCTGGGACGTGCAGTCCACGGCCAGCGGCTCGTCGTTCAGCGGCTTCGCGTGGTTCGGCAACTACACCACCCGCGTGGACGGCCCCGGCCACACCTTCCAGCTCACCAGCGTGTCGAACATCTCGATCGACAACGTCTGGATCGAGCACAACGTGGTGGGTGTCTGGGGTCTGACGGCGGTGCAGAACTCCTCGTTCACCAACATGCGCATCCGTGACACCCTCGCGGACGGCATCAACCTCACCAACGGCAGCCAGAACAACCTCATCTCCAACGACGAGGCACGCAGCACCGGCGACGACAGCTTCGCGCTGTTCGCCGCGCAGGACAGCTGCAGCGGCTGCAAGGAGATCAACAACACCATCCAGAACGTCACGGCCATCGCGCCCTGGCGCGCGGCGGGTGTCGCGATCTACGGCGGCGGGGCCAACACGGTCCAGAACTTCAACGTCTCCGACACGCTGTGCTACCCGGGTCTGACGATCAGCTCGCTGAACTTCGGGTTCGCGTTCGAAGGGTTCGAACCGGCCCCGCAGACCACCACGATCCAGAACTTCTCGCTGGACCGTGACGGCGGGCACTTCTGGGGCAACCAGGCGTTCGGCGCGATCTGGGCCTTCTCGGCGACCAACCCCTTCCAGGGGATCCGGGTCAGCAGCGGGTCGATCACCGATCCGACGTACACCGGGATCATGTTCCAGACGGACTACGTGGGCAACACCGCGCAGTACCCGTTCACGGACACCACGTTCACGAACATGACGATCTCCGGGGCACACGCCAACAACGACGGGTTCGGCAACGGCAAGTCGGGCTTCGGGATCTGGGCCAACCCGCTTCCGGAGTCCGGGCAGGGGCCGGCCGTCGGGACGGTCACCTTCAACCATCTGACGGAGAGCAACAACGACGTCAACATTCAGAACACGACCAGCACGATGACCATCAATGTGAACCCGTAGCGGGTCCGGTCGACAGGACCGGATAGCTACATCAGGATCGGGCCGTCTTCCTTCGGGGAGGCGGCCCGGTTCGTGTTCTGCTGTCGCTGTCGCTGTCGCTGTCGCTGTCGCTGTCGCTGTCGCTGTTTTGCGGTTGCCGCTGCGGTTAGGCGCGCAGTCGGTAGCGGAGGTAGACGACGCCGGCCTTGAAGCGCCGCTCGTCCAGGAGTTCGAGGCCGACCCGGAAGCCGTCGGGCAGCGCGGGCTTCCCGCCGCCGACGATGATCGGGTTGAGGATCAGCTGGAGCTCGTCGACCAGGCCGGCGGCCAGTGCCACGCTCGCGATCTCCGCGCCGCCGATCGAGAGATCGCTGGACGCGGACTCCTTGAGCTGCCTGACCGCGGCGGGTTCGAAAGCTGATTCGATCCGGGTCCGTGTGGTCGACGGGGTCTGGAGCGTCCGCGAGTACACGATCTTGTCCGCGGCGCGCCAGACGTCGGTGAAGTCCTGGGATTCGGCCGACTGGGTTTCGCGGTCCACGATCTCCCAGTAGGCCATCGTCTCGTACATCCGGCGGCCGTAGAGGTAGGTGCCGATCGGGCGCTCCATGTCGTTGACGAACGCGTGCACCTCGGCGTCGGGGGCCGCCCACTGGAAGTCGCCGGTCTCGTCCTCGACGTATCCGTCGAGGGAGGCGATGGCTGAGTAGATCAGTTTGGCCATGTTTGTAGGGTACTGGGCTGGTGGCCGACGTCAGGGGCATTGCCGGTAGACGTACTTGGGGCTGCCCGCGGGGGAGACGTCACGGTCCCTCCGGACCACGGACATCCCGAACATCCCCGACTTCGAGGCCTGGCAGGCCTTGGCGAACCCGGCGTCGTCGTACTCGATGTCGAGGACCCGGCCGGCGTAGGCGGTGGCGTACTGGTCGCATTCGCCGGTGGCGCCGCATTGCTCGGCGACGGCGAAGTCGAAGCCGATCTGCCGGCGGTGGTCGAGCAGTTCGGTGGTGTTCTTCTGGCCGACGGCCAGGCCGTCGGCGTGCGCGTGCCGGGCCAGGAGGGTCGCGAAGGCGACGGCCTGGGACGCGTCGAGGCGTCCGTTCGAGCGCTGGTAGGAGTCGAGGTTGTCGCCCTCGGTCGCCTGGAAGCCTTTGGCGGCGCAGGCGTCGATCCAGGCGTATTCGACCTTTGCGAGCGCGGCGCGCTTGGCGTCGGTGGAGACGTCCAGGAGTTGTTCGTTCCAGTCCTTGTCGATGACCGGTGCGCCGTCGGTGTTGGTGAGGAGAAGGTCGGGGTGGTTGGCCTTCCACCAGCTTTCGGTGCCGGGCTGGGCTTGGAACGCGTTGATGTAGCAGATGTTGTAGACGCCGGCGGCCGGGCTGGCGGTGCTGTCGCGGGAGACGACCTGGACGCCTGGCGGGACCGGGTAGGCACCGCCGAGCTGATAGTCGAACTTCGCGCCGATCGGGGGCGGGACCACTTGCTTCGCGCCTGGTGCGGGTGCTCCAACCGCTGATTGCGAGGATGGGCTCAAGGCGTCGTCGTTTCCGGAGGCGCTGCTCGACGAGCAGCCCGCGACCAGCGCGACCACCGTCACCGCCGCGATGGCGGCACCGATCGCGGGCAATGTGCGCATCGTCTACTCCTCCGGTTCGCGGCGCCGCGGCTCACGGCACGACTCCACTGTCTCCGGCGCTGCATGAGGCGATGATGAGGCGCGCTCAGCCACTGCTCCGAGGCGGCAACAGCAACTCCGCCAGCGCCCCGCCGCCGGGAGCGTCGGTCAGCTGCGCCGTACCTCCGTGCAGCTCGGCCACCCACCGGGCGATCGCCAGCCCTGTTCCCGTGCCGCTGCTCCCGGCGCCCGTGACCTGCCGTTCGAAGATTCGCCCTCGGTCTTCGGCCGGCACGCCCGGACCGTGGTCGCGCACTGTGACACCGGCGGCTGTGACCGCGACCTCGACCGGGGTCCCGCCGCCGTGCCGCACGGCGTTCTCCACGAGGTTCCTGACCGCCTGCGAGAGCAGTTCGGGGTCGCCGTCGACGACCACGGGCTCGGTGTCGACCGTGATCCCGGTCGGATCCGGCAGCTCCGCGACGGTCTGCTCGACCAGCTGGTCCAGGCGCAGCGGCGTGTGCTCGACCTCCTGCACGCCGGCCTCGATCCGGGCCCGCGCCAGCAGCCCGGTGACCAGGCGTCCCATCCGGTCGACGCGCCGGACGGCCTCGTCCAGCGCGGCCGGTGCCCCGCCCTCGGCCGAGCCGCCGTTCTCGACGACCAGGCGCAGGGCGGTCAGCGGCGTGCGCAGTTCGTGCGCCGCCTCGGCGAGGAACTGTTCCTGCTGTTCCAGCCCGCGCAGGGCGGGACGCATCGAGCGTCCGGACAGCAGGTGCCCGACGGCCGCCGCCACCAGCACGAGCGCGGCGCAGCCCGCGGCCAGCCACTCGGTCAGCTTGCGGTGGTCGGCCTGGCTGCGCGCCGGGTCGCTGCCGACCAGGACCGCGGCGTCGATCTTGTCGCCCTGGAAGATGGGGGTCGCGGCCCAGCGGTAGCGGGTGCCGTCGCCGTCGGGGGCGGTGACCAGGACGGTTTCCTGGTCGTGCTGGAGCGTCTGCCAGATGTCGTTCAGGCCCGACTGGTCCGGCAGCGCGGCGGTGGAGGGTTTGGCGTAGCGGACTGCCGGTGCCGGAGTCCCGGTCTGGCCGGGCTGTGCTTGTGCCTGGACCACTCCGAGCGCGTCGGCGCCGTCGGCGAGGCTGTCGTCGGTCATGCCGTCGAGGCGGAGCCGGCCCTGGTCGTCGTAGTAGATGGTGCGGGCCAGGCCGTCGGCGCGGTGGGTCACGTCGTCGTCCACGCGGTGGGTCCGGGACTGCGCATCCGT encodes the following:
- a CDS encoding endo alpha-1,4 polygalactosaminidase, whose protein sequence is MRTLPAIGAAIAAVTVVALVAGCSSSSASGNDDALSPSSQSAVGAPAPGAKQVVPPPIGAKFDYQLGGAYPVPPGVQVVSRDSTASPAAGVYNICYINAFQAQPGTESWWKANHPDLLLTNTDGAPVIDKDWNEQLLDVSTDAKRAALAKVEYAWIDACAAKGFQATEGDNLDSYQRSNGRLDASQAVAFATLLARHAHADGLAVGQKNTTELLDHRRQIGFDFAVAEQCGATGECDQYATAYAGRVLDIEYDDAGFAKACQASKSGMFGMSVVRRDRDVSPAGSPKYVYRQCP
- a CDS encoding sensor histidine kinase, translated to MIGRRARSERPKRSSSTTPAVARLHRARWLTTLLFAATTAACLVVLAAVAVHTDAQSRTHRVDDDVTHRADGLARTIYYDDQGRLRLDGMTDDSLADGADALGVVQAQAQPGQTGTPAPAVRYAKPSTAALPDQSGLNDIWQTLQHDQETVLVTAPDGDGTRYRWAATPIFQGDKIDAAVLVGSDPARSQADHRKLTEWLAAGCAALVLVAAAVGHLLSGRSMRPALRGLEQQEQFLAEAAHELRTPLTALRLVVENGGSAEGGAPAALDEAVRRVDRMGRLVTGLLARARIEAGVQEVEHTPLRLDQLVEQTVAELPDPTGITVDTEPVVVDGDPELLSQAVRNLVENAVRHGGGTPVEVAVTAAGVTVRDHGPGVPAEDRGRIFERQVTGAGSSGTGTGLAIARWVAELHGGTAQLTDAPGGGALAELLLPPRSSG
- a CDS encoding dihydrofolate reductase family protein, giving the protein MAKLIYSAIASLDGYVEDETGDFQWAAPDAEVHAFVNDMERPIGTYLYGRRMYETMAYWEIVDRETQSAESQDFTDVWRAADKIVYSRTLQTPSTTRTRIESAFEPAAVRQLKESASSDLSIGGAEIASVALAAGLVDELQLILNPIIVGGGKPALPDGFRVGLELLDERRFKAGVVYLRYRLRA
- a CDS encoding discoidin domain-containing protein; amino-acid sequence: MRHGILSAGSPAPARRWRRGAIGLVLAAMTAALLPMLPATAAHAAGTNLALGKAVSVSSTNSPYVGSNLTDSDSNSYWESANGSFPQWAQVDLGAATSVNQVVLKLPASWGARTETLSVQGSTDNSTFSTIVASAGYTFDPSANSNTVTISFGATSARYVRVNITANTGWSAAQLSDFEVFGAAVSSNNLASGKTMSASGYTQNYVPANANDGDANSYWESSDNAFPQWLQVDLGASVSVNQVVLKLPPATSWGARTQTLAVQGSTDGSSFSDIVASAGYTFDPNANGNTVTISFTATTTRYVRLNITANTAWPAGQISEFQVYGPSGGDTTPPSAPTNLAYTQNSSGAVALTWGASTDNVAVTGYDVYANNALLTSLPATALTYTDNPPTTETVTYFVRAHDAAGNQSANSNSVTRTGASGGDTSPPTAPTNLAYTQPASGQVKLTWGASTDNVGVTGYDVFRNNAKVATVSGSTLTYTDAVADSLTVSYYVEAHDAAGNESTASNTVTRTGSGGSQTNLALNKPIDGTPYTFTYAPANANDGDVTTYFEGSSYPSNLTVHLGANADLSSVVVKLNPATAWGARTQTIAVLGREQSSTTFTTIAAAQSYSFDPNSNQNTVTIPVSARVADVELSITSNSGAPGGQVAELQVFGTPSPNPDLTPTSSSWSPTAPVETDNVTASAVISNAGTAASVATDVNFYLGTNKVGSTTVGALAPGATQTVSAPIGTLTAGSYQLTTKVDESKKNFELQANQSYTNPTSLVVAPVQSADLVGTLSWTPPNPSNGNTVTFTASVKNQGTIATTSGSHGITVTLLDSNNTTVATLTGSISGAIASGATAAPVTLGTWNAVNGKYTAHMVIATDPNELPIKVPHLTTDTPLFVGQGANMPYDSYKSTDGTLGGSAAAVGPNRTIGDIAGEATQRKAVTLDNIGDSVSWTSRESTNTFVLRYSIPDAPGGGGTNATLDLYANGNLVQPLNLTSHYAWLYGAETGPGDSPSAGSPRHIYDESSFLLANSYPQGTVFTLKKDSGNSSQYAIDFMNLEQTAPTANPDPAHLLVPAGFAQQDVQNAIDTVRQDTTGKYTGVYLPAGQYALSGRLTVYGKAIKVVGAGVWYTQFVAPQSQTNTDTGWDVQSTASGSSFSGFAWFGNYTTRVDGPGHTFQLTSVSNISIDNVWIEHNVVGVWGLTAVQNSSFTNMRIRDTLADGINLTNGSQNNLISNDEARSTGDDSFALFAAQDSCSGCKEINNTIQNVTAIAPWRAAGVAIYGGGANTVQNFNVSDTLCYPGLTISSLNFGFAFEGFEPAPQTTTIQNFSLDRDGGHFWGNQAFGAIWAFSATNPFQGIRVSSGSITDPTYTGIMFQTDYVGNTAQYPFTDTTFTNMTISGAHANNDGFGNGKSGFGIWANPLPESGQGPAVGTVTFNHLTESNNDVNIQNTTSTMTINVNP